Within Phycodurus eques isolate BA_2022a chromosome 18, UOR_Pequ_1.1, whole genome shotgun sequence, the genomic segment CCACTTATCCGGAAGTCCGGATCCAGCGAGGAAGGAGGATAACTTTACAACATGTTATTTTCCCAAGTGCTTTGACCTGTTTTACAGAATGTGGAAGTTGGTTGCGCATAACCCCTACTCACCAACAAAATTGTGGCTCAtgaaaatgctgagtggctGGCTACTCTGGGAAACAACTTGCTACAGTGGCAGGTGAGCAAAAAGTTAATGTCAAGGCCTGCTTGTATGTGTTCTTCTTAGGGAATCCGGCAGTGTAAGGAAGCTGCTGGGCACCCTAAAGGAGCACCTGTTGGGCAACCCCAGAGAGCTGCTGAAGCTGAGTGTACCCTCGTTGGTATACGCACTCCAGAACAACATGGCCTTCGTGGCACTGAGCAACCTTGATGCTGCGGTTTATCAGGTAAACTCAGCCTGTAAGCAGAAGGTGTGTTTGCTTGAAGAATGCGCCCTGTTGTATCAGATTAGCCACATGCAGAATAGTGAGGAAAAAGTATACACACGTCCTATAAGAACATAATCAACTGAAGTGCCGAAGAATCTCATGGCGTTAAGGCAAAAGTTGAAGAAGATTGCATAGCTGGTCTGGTGTGATGTTGGTACTGTCCTGTAGGCAGGATGGTTTCATCTGTAGCGAGTCTCAAGTTCTGGACCTGTTGACAAAGTATGCGGATCTGTGGACTTGGTGTGGGCTATGACCAACCAGCGGATTTACAACGATGGCTACATATTTGCCAAGGTTGTAGGTGAGGGAGTTGATTCTGCTGACGATAGGCCCGAGTGGAGCTCCCGAGTGGAATCCGTAAATGCAAGGCGTCGCTTACCCTTGGTACATGCGTCTGTCGATTCCCTACTCCTTCAATGATCATCATCTTGTATCCACTGAGGGGATTGTTtcggcaaaatgacaaaatattgtctatttactattttattatattatcccatggttttgtgtgattttattACTTCAATAGTCCTTTGTTCTTGTGTGGCCTTTACAAATGTACTTAGTCGCTTAATTGTTTAATGTAACGTGGTAACTAGGACAGGATGCGATAGCAATGACGTAAATAACCTGAGTTgtgtatgaaaaatatatttttccgtATGAGCCTCAGAGACTGGCGGAGATGTGGGCACCTGTATCCTCtcttgactctctctctctctctctctttgcaaagatattaaaactacaaaaactctacgtgttgttgttgttgtcgtccaTGATGGCAGTCAGCGTTTCCTTGTCTGTGGTGTTGAGGATCAAAGGGCATCTTGTGAGCTGGTAGAATTGTGATGTCGTCGTCCTTCTTTTCGAGGATAGtagacaaaaatgaagaaaatgaacaGACTTTGTTGTGAACCAGATGAATATGGCACTTGCCAAGATGAAGCTGAGCATTCTCGAATTTATCTCTGCAAGGGAACAGCAAACTTTACATTGATTTGCAGTAAATAATATCCATTGACCTGACCCGGGGCATAAATCTATTGTCTCTCCAGGCAGAAGAATGCCAATAATATTAATTAGTACCGATGTATTGAGTTTTTGGTAGGCCTCAGTGGATTCTGATATTTCAAATTAGACCCAGGCACTCTGTTTGGGAATAACTTTGGGTTTGTTTGATtccaaacatgtcagaaaatagacaAGAATGTTGATCAGTTTTCCCAAGTCAGCTGATGTTcatcattgtcttgttttgcttaaaaacaaagttgtttgctttcatggaggactaagGAAATCTGAAAGTTTTCACTTTTCAgacttttacttttaaaaatatttccgtTCAGTGTTGCCATTGCACATCCACTTATAAAAGTTGGTTTGCTGTACACctgaaaacactcacacacaacaaCTTTTGAAATGATTGCTACGCCCCTGATGTTGCGTTTCTGTGTGCAGGTGACATATCAGCTGAAGATCCCGTGCACGGCGGTGTGCATGGTCATCATGCTGAGCCACTCCCTCAGCAAGAAGCAGTGGTTCGCCATCTGTACGCTGTGCCTGGGGGTCATGCTTGTGCGGTGGAAGCCCGTAGACACCACCAAAGTCCAAGTAGGCCTCTAAACTCATCCACTTACATCTGTGGCCGTGTTTGGGAATCATTCACACATTCCcgaatctatctatctatctatctatctatctatctatctatctatctatctatctatctatctatctctctctctctctctctctctctctctctctctctctctctctctctctctctctctctctctctctctctctctctctctctctctctctctctctctctctctctctctctatatatatatatatatgaaatatatgaaaagtgttgaaaaaaataaaataaataagtgtttaaaaagaaacagttctttaattcaaatgtattgaactcaaaagttaaatacaactgaactgtacatgGGCAGTGATACTTTTGCGGACCACTACAGGGTGTctgcgtaccacactttgagaatcactcatATAATAGATAGGGATTGATTCCGAGCACGGCCTTTGTCGTCTTCACTTCTTCTTGTGTCCAGATTGAGCAAAACCCTTTTCTTGGGTTCATGGCCATCGTTGTTGCTGTGCTGTGCTCCGGGTTCGCAGGTAGCCGCGGACCATCCACTTGACTTCTTTTAATCGTCATGACATTGCTTGTAACCGCACGCTTCATAACTGTTCCTCAGGCGTGTACTTTGAGAAGGTGCTAAAGAGCTCCAACACATCCCTGTGGTTGAAGAACATCCAGATGTATCTGTCGGGTATCCTGATCACCCTGATTGCGGTTGTGGTTACCGACGGCAATAAGGTCATGGAGAAAGGCTTCTTCTTCGGTTACACGCCCTGGGTGTGTTTCGTCGTATGTAAGTACAATGATCTCAGAGGCATTGATGGCATTCTTGGCTACGCTTGACGTCATTTCTCACATTCTCTCTTTCAGTCCTGGCAAGCGTGGGTGGCTTGTACACGTCCGTCGTCGTGAAGTACACAGATAACATCATGAAGGGCTTCTCGGCGGCGGCCGCCATTGTTCTTTCCACCGTGGCGTCCGTCATCTTGTTTGGATTGCATATAAGTAAGATAATCTCCTTGGCGCATTGTGATAAACCAGGGAGAGGTTTGTGCGGTCCAACAGTTTGTTCAGTATTGACGCAACCTTTTCGCAGGTGTGTAACATCTATTGTGTCTCTGTTGGAGATACCGAGCTATATTTAGAGAGTAGTACCCCCTCACCTCCTTTCAATATTTCGTGCAAGGTTAGGGTTCAAATAGAATGTCGcacaaaagttcatttattttagtcgttcaatttaaaaagtaaaacttgaTTATAATTGAGTCAACATAGGACATTTTTTATCAGGACGCCAATTCTGGGGTGTTTCTTATCTAATATTTTAATTGCATTGTGGGTTTTTGTTAGCTTTAAGCTTTAATCactaaaattataaaaaatcaATCAcgaaatgtttcactctgtgTTGTAGTGAATCTTTACAatctgagtttcactttttgaatggaactactgaaataaaataagtttTCCTTGATACACAAATTTGTAAATTGGATTATGTAACAAAAGCATTGACCgatgcatgtaaaaaaaaaaaaaaaaaaaaaaaagcgttaaGTCTGAGAAAATAATTAAACTAGTTATGAAATCTACAGTAAATTTGATTAAACTTTCATTTAATCATATTTTATAAGGCCCTTACTAATAAGTACATAATTTTGATGGTTTTAAGGCATCTGGTGGTTTTAAGACACACTCTCTCTCGGTTTTTAAGACACACTCTTCAAAATCCCATTTTTGGCCCACCGTCTGTTTTTTTAGCAGCCCGCGCGACGTGTATTAAAATTTACAATTgacatggtggcaggtgtgtgctgactcccattaaGCAAAATTGAATGTGATTAGTTAATTatgaacacagtcacatccccagtgataagagggtgtgcacattatttcagttgtttatctTTACTTCCCCTTTCGATTTttctttcaattgagttgtacaagttgtaggtcacattaataatggaaaaagtttaaaaactattcatcttggtttcatttttttttttacatcacgaaaatgttgcattttaacaggggtgtgcagacttatATTTCCACTGTGTAGCTGAAATTTCCTGTGATTAAGAATAATAATGTGACAAAGTTTATTATTTGGCTTGCGGGTGAACCCAATTCAGATGTAACCCAAAATGCATTATAACCTTAACAGGTCAACTTAATTTGGCGACCTttcaacttttgaatgcacatttcaaactgctgaatgtttcagtactttttgcacttCTACGTACTGTTGTGGCCTGTTGGATCAATTGTTAGGCATCGTCCTGGTCTCATATCAAAATTTGAACGGCATGACGAAGAGGATTGTTTCCCAACTCTAATTGAATCACAAAATGTATTGGttgattcatggatcaaacaccacTTGTGGATTTTGCATTTCCGCTTAtgaaggttatagtgcattcaAGGTTCATCCATAATTTTCACTCGAAAGCCAAATACActtcactttttgtgagtagtgtagaTATGCACAGTACGTATAGGCCATCTTACTTACTTTCCTGATGTGATCACTTCCCCCGCAGCGACCACTTTCTCGTCCGGAGCCTTCCTGGTATGCGTGTCCATCTATCTGTACGGCCTTCCAAATAAGGACACGTCCACACTCAGCCAGGAAAGCACGCACACAGAGTCCCAAAAGAAACTGATTACTGTGTGAGTCTGCAGACTTACTGAAGATGGACCTCAGGAGGAGGAACCCTGCTATTTTTCCCTCCCCAATAATCACTGAGTTTTAGTCAATCATTCTAGAAGAAAGAATCCATTTATGTGGGTTCTGTCTGCACAGAGTGTAAATGAAGCACTGCAGCACCACTTATTTAATCGGGGGGGggagtgatttttttatttttttttttgcgctgtcATTGTCACAACTGAAAAGAACTTGTGATGGCTCTACGAAAGTGAAATGTGACGCTGATAATTTGTTAAAATCTCAAAGGTTGCACTGTGAGAAACACGATAACGACCAACTGCATTGATTTCGTTTCTAGTgtgtcaaatattcatgttcatgtcttttttttttttttttttcttgtctttttccaACCCAAGTGTAATGCATAGATTGTGAATGTATAGAACCTTTTCATACTTGAAATGACAAGGACACATTACAGGACACAGTTGTAAATGTCAACTCTCTCTTCTATTTGCAAGTCCTTGATCTATATTGTGTTAACTGAAGACTGAattgaaatgtaaacatttgcaacaaaaaagCTGGCATGGAGGAGTGTACTCTGACCACATTTTGAGGaaccgtattttttttttttttttttaaaaaacagtccTAACCTGTCCCTACCAAACAAGTCAAACCAGTCCAAAGAGTGATGGGTTGCTGTTGTGTTACAAATGAGACAAATGCACTCAATTAAacggatttttttgtttgtttttaattaataattgaaatcatgatcaaattaaatatttacattttgtcaacTGGAATGATGCCAAGAATTCTCATCCCGTTTGCCAGAACTGAGCAGGTCCCGCTGAAAAGTCTCTTCCTTGCCTGTGAGTATTCAGAAAATCCACAGATATGACTTCATACTActgctttttgtaaaaaaaaaaaaaaaaaaatcattgatttgtacatttagatttttagaTTGATTCAATGTACAGTAACTGTCAAGTTCTCGTCACCACTCGAGAGATGATTTTAAATAACAGGAGAGGTCACCAGACATTTAACAACTTTAAAGGATGCATGACATGATCCCAGATGGATCAATAGGAATGTTTAGCATTCTGATGGGTGTTCATCTCAATTTTCAGTATTTTCCACTTCAAATATTGGTCCTTATTGGTAAAAATGAGATCCATGTTGAATTTAGTATCAAAGTGTATTCCATTGTCTCCTCTCTAACCCTCACCTTTTAGCACCTGTGTATCTGatttgctgttaaaaaaaaaaaaaagcatggccAGTTGGattttgtatgatttttgtACTAAGTTTTCTGTATAACCAACTACACAGATGtgataaaaaataactttttagaaaaatattttaattattattattattttttttttatatacctgGGCTACTTGTTGTGCGCTCCCTTTGACTGGCAGCTCTCTGTGCGCTGAAGCAGTCAAGTGgctgtgagagagagagagagagagagagcgcccTATTTGAGAATCCATTCATCTCCAAACAGCTGTGAAGTTTCCTGCTCGCTCACACCCGGACATCCTTGTTCCTTACCACAGCTTCAAGAGGAAGTTGAGCAGGTGTTTGGGTTGCAGATCCTGGGCCGACTGGTATAACACCTCGTCATAGCTGCGGGTAGACAAaagatggtgtttttttttgcaaatgctgAGTAAGAGTCCCAAGAGCGTTAGCACTTGTTTGTTCATCTTACCGGAGTAGATGCTGAAGAATGGAGACACTTGATTGCTCGGTTAGGAGCGACGGGTCAAATGTGGCTGTGTCTATGTCGTTGTTCTTTTGTATTAAACTGCACAAAGTGGTACAATGTGATTAAATGGAATCAGCCAACAAGGCTTTTATGTATATTGGTCATTCACAACTGCTTCAaaccagaagatacacaaaattctgaattttcacattccaaaaatccCACTTTACCCAGAAGTCCACATTGTACTCCCCCCAAATCCCATTTAAGTGAATTCGATATTCAACTAAAAAGTTCCCCATTATTCCcagttcagctcattcagagcATCTTGGCAACTATTTTCCGTATTCCAAAAATGACCCACTTTTCACAGTAAAGTTAATTAATTTTCACAATGAAAATCCCAAATTAAGAGATGCTTTACATAATTAccacctccttccacatttcttgactgatGCATACAAttgccatttaaaaataatatgcaAATTCAGAAAATCTTGGGAACAATTCCCATTCGCAGTATGCCCAAGTTAAGATATATTCTCCTTAATTACCACCTCCTCTCACATTTCTCGACCATTCCAAAGTGTCACATTCTGCATTGCAATTTCATCTTTTCTTTCATCTTTCATCTTTTTGGCATTTATATACACAATTGCTAACGAAATTGCATTCCATCGTTGGAAATAGTTTCCAAacttatactgtaaatgtgttctgtgtgtgtacattcatgctGGTGTCAACCAGATGGAGCAGAttaagaccatccatccatccatctatcttcaacaccgcttatactggttagggtcgctgaagcctatcccagctgacttcgggcaaaaggcggactacaccctgaactggtcgacagtcagtcacagggcacatatagacacggacaaccattcacactgtcactgagtgggaactgatcccacgctgcccgcaccaaagtcaggcgagtgcaccactacaccatcagtgactccagaTTAAGACCAAACATTTAAATTCATAGTTTCAGTTTTACATCAACATTAAGTGCTATagattacttttttaaaacaacattaccACTATTTACACAACTCCAGATTGGGAGCATGGTTATTgtttgtacaaatgtatttttggaatACTATTACCAGTATTTACCATTATTATaccataattgtttgtgtgctattagtttaagcagagaCTGGTTATTCTTCTGATTTAGATGACGATCAAACATTTTATGatcaatttatgcagaaattgaagaaattccaaaggtttCACATACTTTCCCTCCCACTGTACCTTTGAACCTAATAGTCCACTCTctaattcatctgagagactTCATGTGCCgtggtaggtgctgctgttttggttagcaacaaagATTAAATGGACTCAACAGTTAATGTTAGTTATTGCGAATGAAAAGGCTACTGCGCATTTTCTTTCTTGAGGAGTCTATTTGAAGGAGGTGTTTATTTATCTTGAGGACGATGCACCAGGCAACTACTTGGGGAGAATGAATCATTGAGGAATTAAGCCCAACCTCCATTTTACACTCCACGCCTACATCCCATAATACCACACCTGCAGaggcgcgcgtgtgtgtattgGAGGAAAACGCCCGTGTCTCCCTGAGCCTGCAACATCTTGTCCCAGTCAAACTTGTAGTCCCCCTGCAGCAGACCTCTGAAGtcctaaaacacatttttaaaattgtatttgttataTCATTTTGACAATCCATCAGATTGAAGCCTCGACATGTgagcttttgttgttgtcgtttacCTGGGCTATTAACGCACTGATTCCCACTTTCTGCGCTGTGTCCTCTGCGTCATCCATTTCCTTTGTCACTGCGAGATGTAAACAGGAGAGCAAAAGTATTAAGAGCTCACCAAGGCTTTAACATTTAAGTAAAAGTGAACAGCTAAAATCAATAATCTCTCTGTAAATCAACAAGAtgtaataagaaaaaaacaaatttgacctCATATGATTTGACAGAGACATAAACTGTCCACTGCTTGGCTGCAAGCAGCAGAGGCTACTCGGGGGCTATAATTCAGGATTAGTTCCCACACACACGACTGAAACACTGCTGATCTGCTGCTACTTGCAGGATGTTGGGCCGACTCAGGTGAACTCGCGCCAATCAAGCGCCGTCCTAATGAACTGCACGTTTTACCAGAAAAATCCGGTCTTTGCGTTTTCACTGAAATCCCTTCCGTTACAACCGCAATTGTCTCACACATCCTACTGAAATACTATATAATAACATAGTAAACCCCAGCAAATGGGGTTAGGGACTAAGCCCTGAAAAGTGAAGTGCACGCAGATGAGTAAAAGAGAGGCGGCTGGTACTTTTTGATTGGCTCATGTTGTGCAGCATCCTAGCCCGAGCCTCGTCCAGAAGGTCCTCTAAGAACACCACCTCTCCGGTCCTGGTCTTCATGCCCTGCACCAGGCCGAAGGGCACATGATGACACCTGCGCAAACACTTCACATTAGACTACAGGTACACTAAGAGGTTGGTTTGTAAAATTTTGCAAATTTGGGACTGCGTCATaaaactgaggaccccctgcATATGATTTGAAAGGTTTTTGTGGGTACTTGTAGCTCTGCACTCTACATGTAGCCTCTCGTGTGGTTGTGTGTTGAGTTCAGAGTGTCGTTCCAGGTACCTGTCAGCCCAGGAATGTCCCATAGCTCGCAGGATCTGGAACAACTGCTGGAAGTGATGCGTTTGACTTTTATCTgtcttcaaacaaaacaaaagcaactgCTATAAGAGGAAATGTAACTATGGTAACCTGATGAGAGGCATTCATTGGAAGATggtcttaaaaaaacatttatgagcTGCATGCATGAAAGCTGAACGCATACATCAACGTTTGTGTTTGGCAGGCATCGGTGAGCCAACACAAAAAACCTTCGACACGGCCATTAGACGAACGACAGTTGATGTAGAAGAAAAGCAGAATAATCAGTGTAACTTCCAAAGTCGAACACAATCCATTTCATGTCGCTGCGAGACTTCAAACTTGTtctaatttgaaatacattttcccatacgaaataatgtaaaatgaattCATTTGTGACAGGCTGTAGCCAACGTAAAACCACATTAAAATAACTACAATAAATGAATTACcactgtaattcaattatttattaacaTAAATTGATACAGCGATCGAGTATTTACAGTGTCATTTGCAATTactgaaaaacacaaatactttCTTACCACATAAATCATCTCATCAAAATGGTACTTTTCTCTCCGGTCAATGGCTGCTGCAATGTccctgaaacaaaaacaaagtaagaGATAACTACATTGCTCACGTATTAACACAAAGCTTGAGATATTGAGATATAATTCAATACATTCCACAATACTTTAATACATTCCAATTCAATAAATTCCACTCCTGCTTGCAAGTACCACTTAAAACAATGTGTCGTGTTTATGGTATGTGGGAAATTGGAGGTTTCCACCAGGAGCGGTGGTTTCTACATTTAGCGTTAGGAAAATGGCAGCCACCTGGTTATGTAGAGACTTGTTCCATCACTGCGGAGGACAGTGCAAACGTTGCTCAGGTCTCCGGCTGAGAGATCCACAATGGCAGTCCCCTTCCTGGAAAACACAACTTTTTTGCTGTCAGCTGCCAGGAACATTTCTCGATGACAAACAAATAGGAAGAATTTTGGCTACGACTGTCTGTcaaacaattgtgacgtttatcgccttttgatgacgtacAGGTCGGACACATATCCGATTTTTTTGCCACATACAAAAGAAGCATGGGTCagatttgaaaaaattaaaaataaatcgcaATTGCACTGTTCACAGTGAcgtgaaaaaacaaacagatacATGTCAAAAAAATCGGAACTGACCTACTGTAGTATGAACATAGCCAAAGACGATGTTAATGTGTGACCACATTCTCATTCTTATTCACTTGATTTTATAGATTCCGGGCTCAACAAGTAGCCAGCCCCTATCAGCGCCTGTAGTCACCATGGGTGACAGACAGGgtgtgctattaaaaaaaataagcatctgggaactgttttaaaatgtcaaaattcttTTTGAGGAAAAGAACTGAATACTAATTTTACCCATCACATGATTCAATTTGGCCATGAAGTCAATGCTTGTCACTGTGGTTACTGATCCAATGCCAGCACGTACTCGGTGGTCTTCAACAGGCCTCGATTCCGCAGCTGCTGCACCGCCTCCCGAACTCCCTCCTGGTGACAAGACTCCCCCGAGTAGACATCAAAGTGGACCCCTAACCGCTGACAGTCAAAACACATCAGTATGAAGTTCACGTTGGACAACACAACACACCAGCGGAGCACCTGGTTTGCACCTCGTAAACACGCCGATACTCGCTCACAGTGATGTTCCTGAACTGTTGCCATAGCGACACAGCCCGACTCTCGTGCCGCTCCAGCCGTCGAAAGAAGTTCCTGGCTGCCAGCGTCGTGTCCTCGTTGTGCTCAGCTTCCTTGTTCACTTTTACGTATACCTGTAAAGGATATATACAGTACGGCTTCCAGTCTATATATTTGTGACCTATGAAGGTTTGTGCTGTTAGGGTGTTTGGGTAGCACCATACAAGATAAAAATCAACTCTCAAGGCTAAACTTAACTCTGCCCCGACACGCAAAAGCTAAGTCGAGATGTGTTAGTTCAACATAGTACCTTGGCACtaacatgccacaagatggcgccaaagcagtGTCTAATGGAAAAGTGATAGTAAGTAGTCTTGGTGCATTTCCGAAAGAGCACAAATATAGCGAATAAGGGAGCTTTTCAGTGaataaattccccccaaaaataaataaatctgcaaataggtggaAAAACACTGTATAAGAATCTCTAAAAAAAGACATCCACCGATTGGCCGCTTCACCGTGACTATTTGCAAACTTAAAATAATCCAATAAAAGAGCTCGGCATCATATTGAGAgctatttctaatattttgactctcTCATCTAGCTGGATTCCTGTTAACTGTCATATAAACTAGCTAACTATAACTGCTAGTATACAATTGGTCAGTTAACTGATTATTTAGAAGCTACGGAAATAATTTGTCAGTTATATAATAGGTTGCTCGATCCGAAGAAAAGTTCcagaaataaagaaagtggcAGCGGTTGGATTCGAACCCACAGCATCGAAATGACTGGAACCTAAATCCAGCACTCGGCCACAATTCCCTTATCAGCTCgatgacattttgtgtttattatttttcatttagtgTCACtttacatcttttctttttaagaaagtggCAAGATTAACAGTTTGTGCAATTTACAAGTGCAACAGTAGGAacgaaatgaatgaaaaacccAAACGGTACAGATGTGCACAAGTCAATCTAAATGCAGATTCACCTCATACAAATGCTGTAAAGGGTTTTCTGCCAATTTCTCCTGGCTGCCAAACTGACTGAAACCAGCTCCCAGCAaacctgaaataaaaaaagaaaaataaataaataaagtgaggaaaaaagtACCATATTCAAGAACATTCCCACAAATGTAAAAGACCCTGTAAAGATGTTTGAAGATTGCTGatgaaatgtgcaaagactgagagtTTTGTAGGGCTAAATTGAGGCGATctagcattaaactgtttttcacaatttcagttttgctgattttttggggggccgtGGCGGGTATGAGTCCACCCTTCCACACTACACAAGAACTACAGCGCCTTCGTTCATGTCAGCAATAATCTGGCACAATTGCCAAG encodes:
- the slc35a1 gene encoding CMP-sialic acid transporter — protein: MGAENASLAFKLYCLTVMTLVAAAYTVALRYTRTTVSPGDLYFTTTAVCITEVIKLILSTAMLARESGSVRKLLGTLKEHLLGNPRELLKLSVPSLVYALQNNMAFVALSNLDAAVYQVTYQLKIPCTAVCMVIMLSHSLSKKQWFAICTLCLGVMLVRWKPVDTTKVQIEQNPFLGFMAIVVAVLCSGFAGVYFEKVLKSSNTSLWLKNIQMYLSGILITLIAVVVTDGNKVMEKGFFFGYTPWVCFVVFLASVGGLYTSVVVKYTDNIMKGFSAAAAIVLSTVASVILFGLHITTTFSSGAFLVCVSIYLYGLPNKDTSTLSQESTHTESQKKLITV
- the rars2 gene encoding probable arginine--tRNA ligase, mitochondrial → MTCFFKRTIAAKLGRTLHQPDDVFIPALSAVPVFKKQQTSDFRLTISILRTNGVLPASGDIQTQTEHLANQLKRDSVVEEIAAGSAGINFKINRKLLAQKILEPFGTEHQGKIGLHSELLNSLQKGTTLVEYSSPNIAKKFHAGHLRSTIIGNFIANLRESLGNKVIRMNFLGDWGMQFGLLGAGFSQFGSQEKLAENPLQHLYEVYVKVNKEAEHNEDTTLAARNFFRRLERHESRAVSLWQQFRNITVSEYRRVYERLGVHFDVYSGESCHQEGVREAVQQLRNRGLLKTTEKGTAIVDLSAGDLSNVCTVLRSDGTSLYITRDIAAAIDRREKYHFDEMIYVTDKSQTHHFQQLFQILRAMGHSWADRCHHVPFGLVQGMKTRTGEVVFLEDLLDEARARMLHNMSQSKMTKEMDDAEDTAQKVGISALIAQDFRGLLQGDYKFDWDKMLQAQGDTGVFLQYTHARLCSLIQKNNDIDTATFDPSLLTEQSSVSILQHLLRYDEVLYQSAQDLQPKHLLNFLLKLCHLTASAHRELPVKGSAQQVAQARKRLFSGTCSVLANGMRILGIIPVDKM